A region from the Paraurantiacibacter namhicola genome encodes:
- the purN gene encoding phosphoribosylglycinamide formyltransferase, with amino-acid sequence MAETPRARIAVLLSGTGTTMSALLFQSRLPQCPYEIVAVGSNDPTAFGLKVAAAEGIATFAHPHSGMAREDHEALMQASLHEHAPDYVALCGYMRILTPGFVDQWAGRMVNTHPSLLPKYKGLDTHQRAIDAGDSHGGCSVHIVTGELDDGPVLGQLAVPILPGEDEASLRRRVQMAEYQLYPHCLEELVSRPYRADWLLERVRAIALALPEAEERESHGAPAFHTGGKSGKFFAHFSETHHGSEHIAVLVKVSGQDELATLVEQFPKTWFKPAYYGASGWAGLILNRADTDWEHVAEWMHRSWAGVAPKRLAGLQRAAEQF; translated from the coding sequence CGCTGCTGTTCCAGTCCCGCCTGCCGCAATGCCCCTATGAAATCGTGGCGGTCGGCAGCAACGATCCAACCGCATTCGGCCTGAAGGTCGCCGCGGCCGAGGGGATCGCAACCTTTGCCCACCCCCATTCCGGCATGGCGCGCGAGGACCATGAGGCGCTGATGCAGGCCTCCCTGCACGAGCACGCGCCCGATTACGTGGCGCTGTGCGGTTACATGCGCATCCTGACGCCCGGCTTCGTCGACCAATGGGCCGGACGCATGGTCAACACCCACCCCAGCCTGCTGCCCAAATACAAGGGCCTCGACACGCACCAGCGCGCCATCGACGCGGGCGACAGCCACGGCGGGTGCAGCGTGCATATCGTGACCGGGGAGCTGGATGATGGGCCGGTACTGGGCCAGCTGGCCGTGCCCATCCTGCCGGGCGAGGACGAGGCCAGCCTGCGCCGCCGCGTGCAGATGGCGGAATACCAGCTATACCCGCATTGCCTGGAAGAACTCGTTTCGCGCCCTTACCGGGCGGACTGGCTGCTGGAGCGGGTGCGCGCAATCGCGCTCGCCCTGCCCGAGGCCGAAGAGCGCGAGAGCCACGGCGCGCCCGCTTTCCACACCGGCGGCAAGAGCGGCAAGTTCTTCGCCCATTTCAGCGAAACGCATCATGGCAGCGAGCACATCGCCGTATTGGTGAAAGTGTCCGGCCAGGACGAGCTGGCAACGCTGGTGGAGCAGTTCCCGAAGACGTGGTTCAAGCCAGCCTATTACGGGGCGAGCGGCTGGGCCGGATTGATCCTCAACCGCGCAGATACGGACTGGGAGCATGTGGCGGAGTGGATGCACCGCAGCTGGGCAGGCGTCGCGCCGAAACGGCTGGCGGGCCTGCAGCGCGCAGCGGAGCAGTTCTAG
- a CDS encoding nuclear transport factor 2 family protein, whose amino-acid sequence MDLLGGIFGFNRLSPLELAHEVIRATNARDYEALGTLCGKRFVFVDGEGSRVEGCDEFVTAVKALVAAAPDFTLDIDRYDVTGENVVMHGQTSSSNPDFTSEALWRMVVRRGRVQFLENYVASAKQRLVNFVPQQAAAG is encoded by the coding sequence ATGGATCTGTTGGGGGGAATCTTCGGCTTTAATCGCCTTTCGCCGCTGGAGCTGGCGCATGAAGTCATTCGTGCGACCAACGCCCGCGATTACGAGGCGCTGGGCACGCTGTGCGGCAAGCGCTTCGTATTCGTCGATGGCGAGGGCAGCCGGGTCGAAGGCTGCGATGAATTTGTCACCGCAGTGAAAGCGCTGGTCGCCGCCGCGCCGGACTTCACGCTGGACATCGACCGGTACGACGTGACCGGCGAAAATGTCGTGATGCACGGGCAGACAAGCTCCTCTAACCCCGATTTCACGTCCGAGGCGCTGTGGCGCATGGTCGTGCGGCGCGGGCGCGTGCAGTTCCTTGAGAATTACGTCGCCAGCGCGAAGCAGCGGCTGGTCAATTTCGTGCCCCAGCAGGCAGCTGCCGGCTAG
- the ndk gene encoding nucleoside-diphosphate kinase, translating to MAVTRTFSIIKPDATRRNLTGAVTKMLEDAGLRVVASKRIHMTEDQAGGFYEVHKERPFYGELVEFMTSGPVVVQVLEGEDAVKRNRDVMGATNPADAEEGTIRKTYAESIEANTVHGSDSDENAKIEIDFFFNEDEIVG from the coding sequence ATGGCGGTTACCCGCACTTTCTCGATCATCAAGCCCGATGCCACGCGCCGCAACCTGACCGGCGCCGTCACCAAGATGCTGGAAGACGCCGGCCTGCGCGTCGTCGCTTCCAAGCGCATCCACATGACGGAAGACCAGGCTGGCGGCTTCTACGAAGTCCACAAGGAACGCCCGTTCTACGGCGAACTGGTCGAATTCATGACCAGCGGCCCGGTGGTGGTGCAGGTGCTGGAAGGCGAAGACGCCGTGAAGCGCAACCGCGACGTGATGGGTGCGACCAACCCGGCCGACGCCGAAGAAGGCACGATCCGCAAGACCTACGCCGAATCGATTGAGGCCAACACGGTCCACGGTTCCGATTCGGACGAGAACGCGAAGATCGAAATCGACTTCTTCTTCAACGAAGATGAAATCGTCGGCTGA
- a CDS encoding DNA polymerase III subunit chi — protein MKRVDFYQLSRDPAERVVPLIARATKNAGERALVVSGDAEQIDRIDKALWEMLPDAFLAHGRAGEPHAARQPLLLSMSCEAENEARFILLADGAWRDEAFAFERAFLIFGESALDGARACWRMLGEREDTPDRHFWLQDGSKWREGP, from the coding sequence GTGAAGCGCGTCGATTTCTACCAGCTCAGCCGCGATCCGGCGGAGCGCGTCGTCCCGCTGATCGCGCGTGCCACGAAGAATGCGGGCGAGCGGGCGCTGGTGGTGTCCGGCGATGCCGAGCAGATCGATCGCATCGACAAGGCGCTGTGGGAAATGCTGCCCGATGCCTTCCTGGCCCATGGCCGCGCCGGCGAGCCGCATGCCGCGCGCCAGCCGCTGCTGCTGTCCATGTCCTGCGAGGCGGAAAACGAGGCACGCTTCATCCTGCTGGCCGATGGAGCCTGGCGCGACGAGGCCTTTGCTTTCGAGCGCGCCTTCCTGATCTTTGGCGAAAGTGCACTGGACGGGGCGCGGGCCTGCTGGCGCATGCTGGGGGAGCGGGAAGACACGCCGGACCGCCATTTCTGGCTGCAGGACGGCAGCAAATGGCGCGAGGGGCCCTGA
- a CDS encoding DUF2256 domain-containing protein, with translation MARMRRKGDLPEKTCMTCGLPFAWRKKWAKDWDEVKYCSEKCRRNKGAAKADGAAS, from the coding sequence ATGGCCCGCATGCGGCGCAAGGGCGACCTGCCCGAAAAGACCTGCATGACATGCGGCCTGCCGTTCGCCTGGCGCAAGAAATGGGCGAAGGACTGGGACGAGGTGAAATACTGTTCCGAAAAATGCCGCCGCAACAAGGGTGCGGCCAAGGCTGACGGAGCAGCCTCGTGA
- a CDS encoding leucyl aminopeptidase, with amino-acid sequence MQITFADTLDQSIRLHAAPVAKDAMPGDAPAAVREGAKAARFSGKTGQVFESFAEAGDQVKRHALVGIGDADKDNRESALEKAGAALVGKYLRSGEEAVGVDLSGSGLSADEAAAFLLGMQLRSWGHDAYRTKLKDEQKISLERAVVTGAPEGTQAAWEKEEGLATGIAFTKELVTEPANIIYPESFVERCQQRFEGTGAEISFLTEDEMREMGMGALCGVSQGSVRDARLLVIKWMGGKEGEKPTIFVGKGVTFDTGGISLKPPQGMEDMKWDMGGAGAVAGAMLGLATRKAGANVIGICGLVENMPDANAQRPGDVVTTLSGQTVEVINTDAEGRLVLCDALTWAQREFKPAAIVDFATLTGAIIISLGNEYGGLFSNDDGLAGKLLEAGKSTGDKMWRFPLSPAYDKLIDSPIADMKNVGPRGAGSITAAQYLQRFIEDDTPWAHCDIAGMVFADKAGATWDKGATGFGVRLMDRYVRDNLEA; translated from the coding sequence GCCGGGCGATGCGCCCGCCGCAGTGCGCGAAGGCGCCAAGGCTGCGCGCTTCAGCGGCAAGACCGGCCAGGTGTTCGAAAGCTTTGCAGAGGCTGGTGATCAGGTGAAGCGTCATGCGCTGGTGGGCATCGGCGATGCGGACAAGGACAATCGCGAGAGCGCGCTTGAAAAAGCGGGCGCGGCGCTGGTCGGCAAATACCTGCGCAGCGGCGAGGAAGCTGTCGGTGTGGACCTTTCCGGCAGCGGCCTGTCCGCAGACGAGGCAGCCGCCTTCCTGCTGGGCATGCAGCTGCGGTCTTGGGGGCATGATGCCTACCGCACGAAACTGAAGGACGAGCAGAAGATATCCCTTGAGCGGGCGGTCGTGACCGGCGCGCCCGAAGGCACGCAGGCTGCATGGGAAAAGGAAGAGGGCCTCGCCACCGGCATCGCTTTCACGAAGGAGCTGGTCACCGAACCGGCCAACATCATCTATCCGGAAAGCTTCGTGGAGCGCTGCCAGCAGCGTTTCGAGGGGACGGGCGCGGAAATCAGCTTCCTGACCGAAGACGAGATGCGCGAAATGGGCATGGGCGCACTGTGCGGTGTGTCGCAGGGCTCCGTGCGCGATGCGCGCCTGCTGGTCATCAAATGGATGGGCGGCAAGGAGGGCGAGAAGCCCACCATCTTCGTCGGAAAGGGTGTCACCTTCGACACCGGCGGTATCTCGCTGAAGCCGCCGCAGGGCATGGAAGACATGAAGTGGGACATGGGCGGCGCAGGCGCCGTGGCAGGTGCCATGCTCGGCCTCGCCACGCGCAAGGCCGGTGCCAATGTCATCGGCATCTGCGGGCTGGTCGAAAACATGCCCGATGCCAATGCGCAGCGTCCCGGTGACGTGGTCACCACGCTGTCCGGCCAGACGGTGGAAGTCATCAACACCGATGCCGAAGGCCGCCTGGTGCTGTGCGACGCGCTGACCTGGGCGCAGCGCGAATTCAAGCCCGCTGCCATCGTCGATTTCGCCACGCTGACGGGCGCGATCATCATCTCGCTCGGCAATGAGTATGGCGGGCTGTTCTCGAACGACGATGGGCTGGCCGGAAAGCTGCTGGAAGCGGGCAAGTCGACCGGCGACAAGATGTGGCGCTTCCCGTTGTCGCCCGCTTACGATAAGCTGATCGACAGCCCGATCGCCGACATGAAGAATGTCGGCCCGCGCGGCGCAGGCTCCATCACGGCGGCGCAGTACCTCCAGCGTTTCATCGAGGATGACACGCCGTGGGCGCATTGTGACATTGCCGGCATGGTTTTTGCCGACAAGGCCGGGGCGACCTGGGACAAGGGCGCAACCGGTTTCGGCGTGCGCCTGATGGACCGTTACGTCCGCGACAATCTGGAAGCCTGA